One part of the Neoarius graeffei isolate fNeoGra1 chromosome 2, fNeoGra1.pri, whole genome shotgun sequence genome encodes these proteins:
- the LOC132874265 gene encoding uncharacterized protein LOC132874265 isoform X1 yields MAEAGRRVQPNVPRSTVSSIIQTFRRENRIGRQPHAGGRRKLLTDRQEQEICNMVIANNAITLTQIRDAVLQNNGVFQNINSISISTIDRVLKKNLITMKQIYRVPFDRNTARVKELRYQYVQRILALEGSETPHILVFVDEAGFNLAKGCRRGRNIIGQRATVDVPGQRGGNITMCAAISENGVATHTASLGPYNTEKLLRFLDQLYAYLVPENERGLEGPHLPQFVIVWDNVNFHRGPRIRAWFNMHPRMHNVLLPPYSPFLNPIEEFFLCLEMESI; encoded by the exons ATGGCAGAGGCAGGGCGCAGAGTGCAGCCTAACGTGCCACGCTCCACAGTTTCCTCCATCATTCAAACCTTTCGGCGGGAAAACAG GATTGGCCGACAACCTCATGCGGGTGGAAGAAGAAAACTTCTAACCGATCGCCAAGAACAGGAGATCTGTAACATGGTGATAGCAAATAATGCCATAACACTGACACAGATCCGGGATGCAGTCCTCCAAAACAATGGCgtcttccaaaacatcaactccATCAGCATATCAACAATAGACCGGGTTCTGAAGAAGAACCTAATCACCATGAAACAGATATACAGAGTACCATTTGATAGGAACACTGCCAGAGTAAAAGAGCTGCGGTACCAGTATGTGCAG AGAATCCTGGCACTGGAGGGGAGTGAAACACCACACATCCTAGTGTTTGTTGATGAGGCAGGCTTCAACCTGGCCAAGGGCTGCAGGCGTGGCCGAAACATCATTGGCCAGCGGGCCACAGTGGATGTCCCAGGCCAGCGGGGGGGAAATATAACCATGTGCGCGGCTATTTCAGAAAATGGTGTGGCCACCCACACTGCAAGCTTGGGCCCGTATAACACAGAGAAACTCCTCCGTTTCCTGGACCAACTATATGCATATTTGGTCCCAGAAAATGAGAGGGGTCTCGAAGGGCCCCACCTACCCCAGTTTGTCATTGTATGGGACAATGTTAATTTCCACCGTGGTCCACGCATCCGGGCATGGTTCAACATGCATCCAAGAATGCATAATGTCTTGTTACCACCATATTCTCCATTCCTGAATCCTATCGAGGAGTTTTTTCTCTGCTTGGAGATGGAGAGTATATGA
- the LOC132874265 gene encoding uncharacterized protein LOC132874265 isoform X2 produces MAVQLIGRQPHAGGRRKLLTDRQEQEICNMVIANNAITLTQIRDAVLQNNGVFQNINSISISTIDRVLKKNLITMKQIYRVPFDRNTARVKELRYQYVQRILALEGSETPHILVFVDEAGFNLAKGCRRGRNIIGQRATVDVPGQRGGNITMCAAISENGVATHTASLGPYNTEKLLRFLDQLYAYLVPENERGLEGPHLPQFVIVWDNVNFHRGPRIRAWFNMHPRMHNVLLPPYSPFLNPIEEFFLCLEMESI; encoded by the exons ATGGCAGTGCAATT GATTGGCCGACAACCTCATGCGGGTGGAAGAAGAAAACTTCTAACCGATCGCCAAGAACAGGAGATCTGTAACATGGTGATAGCAAATAATGCCATAACACTGACACAGATCCGGGATGCAGTCCTCCAAAACAATGGCgtcttccaaaacatcaactccATCAGCATATCAACAATAGACCGGGTTCTGAAGAAGAACCTAATCACCATGAAACAGATATACAGAGTACCATTTGATAGGAACACTGCCAGAGTAAAAGAGCTGCGGTACCAGTATGTGCAG AGAATCCTGGCACTGGAGGGGAGTGAAACACCACACATCCTAGTGTTTGTTGATGAGGCAGGCTTCAACCTGGCCAAGGGCTGCAGGCGTGGCCGAAACATCATTGGCCAGCGGGCCACAGTGGATGTCCCAGGCCAGCGGGGGGGAAATATAACCATGTGCGCGGCTATTTCAGAAAATGGTGTGGCCACCCACACTGCAAGCTTGGGCCCGTATAACACAGAGAAACTCCTCCGTTTCCTGGACCAACTATATGCATATTTGGTCCCAGAAAATGAGAGGGGTCTCGAAGGGCCCCACCTACCCCAGTTTGTCATTGTATGGGACAATGTTAATTTCCACCGTGGTCCACGCATCCGGGCATGGTTCAACATGCATCCAAGAATGCATAATGTCTTGTTACCACCATATTCTCCATTCCTGAATCCTATCGAGGAGTTTTTTCTCTGCTTGGAGATGGAGAGTATATGA